A segment of the Xylanivirga thermophila genome:
TTCTAAATCTATCAGCTGTATGCATATGCCCCTTGAAATCCAGGTCTTTACCCCTATTCGCTTCTTCATTAAGTCCCTTTTTGAGCTCCCTTGTCATGTCCTGTATACAATCTTGACAATATCTGCCGCTTCTTATGGGCCGTCCACACCTCTCACAGGGCAATCCCGGGCTTGCTTCCTTAAGCTCTAGCCTACCTTCACGCAAAAAATCCAATATATATTTCTCCTCCACGTCGGTGGCCTCTGATACATCCACCACATTGGCAGCAGGATTTTCATCTATATAGTCCCTTACTCTCCTAAACATCTCCTCAAGCTCCTGTA
Coding sequences within it:
- a CDS encoding TIGR03826 family flagellar region protein; its protein translation is MDIRNCKMCGRIYQYSGSNYCYNCLQELEEMFRRVRDYIDENPAANVVDVSEATDVEEKYILDFLREGRLELKEASPGLPCERCGRPIRSGRYCQDCIQDMTRELKKGLNEEANRGKDLDFKGHMHTADRFRKNSPQKP